The nucleotide sequence CCATCACGGCATGAACGCATCCCCATCACAGCAGAGTTTCCGCCTGACGCCGCACGGCGGGATGGTCGATTTTACCGCTGCCCATCAGGGGCAGCGCATCCACCGTCACGATCACCGCCGGGACCATCATTTCAGAGGCACCGGCTGCCTTGGCATGGACCAGAAATACCTGTTTGGACGCATCGGCCTGCGTGGTCAGCATCACAATCCTCTCCCCCTTGCGGCCATCCGGCAGGGATGTGGCCGCCGACATCGCATCCGGCCACAGATCGGAGGCGAGAGCCTCCACCGCCGCCAGCGAGATCATTTCTCCGCCCAGTTTTGCAAAACGTTTGGCACGGCCTTGAATAGTGACGAAGCCATCCTCGCCGATGGTGACGATATCACCCGTATCGTGTTCACCTCCCGGTGGAGGCTCGATCACACCCGGTGTATCAGCGCGCAGATAGCCGAGCATCACATTCGGCCCCCGCACCCACAGACGCCCGCCCGTCTCGACCCCTGCCACCGGCTCCAGACGCGGCACGATCCCCGGCAGCAGACGACCGACGGTGCCGTAACGGTTATGCATCGGCGTGTTCAAGGCCAGCACTGGAGAGGTCTCCGTTACGCCATAACCCTCCAGCACACGCACCCCGAATTTTTCCTCATAGACATGGCGGGTCACGGCTTTCACCGGCTCCGCCCCTGCCACGACATAACGCAGGGCGCGCATATCATAGGGATGCGCCATACGCGCATACCCCATCAGAAATGTGTCCGTGCCCAGCAGGATGGTCGCATTGGTGGCGTAAATCAGCTCCGGCACGATGCGGTAGTGCAAAGGCGAGGGATACAGATAGCTCGGCACCCCGAAAGACAATGGCAGCACCAGTCCCGCCATCAGCCCGAAAGAGTGAAAAACGGGCAGTACATTGAACACTTTGTCCTGCCGCCCGAAATCGATCACCGCCGCCGTCTGCGCGGAGTTCGCCAGAATATTCCGGTGGCTGATCACGACGCCTTTCGGCGTACCCTCCGAACCGGAGGTAAACAAAATAGCCGCCGGCGCATCAGGGTTCCGCCCCGGCACCAACGCCCTGGATTTGGTCAACAGCCCGCGGAGCTTGTCCCATTTGCTCAACCCGGCGCGCACATCTTCCAGATAGACGATGCGCTGGCTGGCAGAGAGGGCCTCGATCACCGGCTCCAGCGCGGCCTTGCTGATGAAAGCGCGGGAGGTAATCACTGTTTTCACCTGCGCAGCCCGGCAAGCCGCCAGCAGATTGGCCGCGCCCGCCGTGAAGTTCAGCATCGCCGGAATCCGGCGAGCAGATTGCAGCGCGAAAAACGTCACGGCGGTGGCATTGGCGTTAGGCAGCAGAACGCCCAGCGCCTCATCCGGCCCGGCATACACGCTCAGCGCACGGCCCAGTACTGCCGCACCTGTCAGCAGACGGCTGTAGGTCAGCGGACCGGTGACCGGATCCTCGATCGCCACGCGCCGCCAGCCATGCAGGCAGGCCGCCTGTCGCACCGCCTCGAACAGCGTGTGTTCAACCGTGGTCGTGCGCCAGATCAGATCGGTCATCACATCATTCAGCGCACGGCCCGCAACCTCCCTGCGGCGACGGCCGATCAGACCGGCGGGAACTTCCAGACGTTGCGGTGCCAGCGCCGTTATCCGCACCTTGGGAAACAGGCGACGTGGCGCCTGTTCCCGGTTGAGGCGGCTGAATGGCGTGTATTCCAGACCGCTGAGCCGGACCGGAATGACGTCCGCCTCGCTCCGCTCCGCGATCATCGCCGCGCCGTCATAGACCTTCATCAGGCTGCCGGTGACGGTGATGCGGCCCTCGGGGAAGATAATAAGCGGATCGCCTGCTTTCACGGCATTGATCAGTGTGCGCGTAGCAAACGGCTTCGCTGGCTCGATCGGCAGCGCCCGCACGAAGCGCAGGAAAGGCCGCACCCACCATTTTTCAGACACGGAACGATCAATCGCGAAAACCGGCTCCTGTTCCAGCAAGGCCAGAGACAGCACGGCATCCAGCCAGCTGACATGATTAAGCGCGATCACCGTACGCGGACCAGTGCGGGCCAGATGTTCAGCCCCCTGCAACTCGACACGATAGACGATGCGGAACAGCAGCCAGATCGCATCCCGCAGCGCATTGGTAGGCAGAAATGCCAGCGCCAGCCCAGCCACCACCAGACTGGCCATGCCGAGCAGTCCGAACAACACCCCGCTGCCCAAGCCCACCAGTTGCAGCACCGCCACCACCATGCCGCCAGCGACCATGCCACCCGCTGAAACAATATTCGCAGCCGCCACGATACGGGCGCGTTCGGATCTGGCGGCCCATGCCTGCAAGGCGGAAAAGGATGGCACGGCGATCAGACCGGCCGACACCGCCAGCAGGACCAGATCACCCATCACATGCGGCACACCGGGCTGGTGCAGGAACGTGCCGAGCGGCAGATCATGCCCTGTACCCGTCGGCACATGCGCGATCACCCGCCACAGATCGAGACCGGCCAGCCCTTGCAGAACCGCCCCCAGCACCGAAGGCAGCAATGCGATCCGTCCCCCGCCCAGTGCCGCCGCCAGAAAGGAGCCGAGCGCCACGCTGATGGAGAACACCGTCAACGACAGAGTCACGGCCAGTTCATTGCCATGCAGCACGGATTTCACCAGCGGCCCCAGCAACGACAAGCCCACAGCGCCCGATACCCAGAACCATGCGGCAATCAGCGCAGTCCGCCACAGCCGCTTTTCTTCCCATAACTGACGCAGCAGGGAACCGGTAGAGGCCATGATATTAGCCCGGATCCGAAGCCCCGGGACAGCAACACCGGTCGCTGGAATACGCCGTGCAAATAGGAAGGAGAGCACCGCAAACAGCGTGACCAGCACGGCAAACACCGCAGGTGGCGCACCCCTTGCCGCCAGTCCGCCAGCAACGGTGCCCAGCAGGATGGAAACGAAAGTCGCCGCCTCGATCAGCGCATTCGCAGCCCCCAGACGGGTCTGGGGCAAATGATCGGGCAGAATGGCGTATTTCACCGGCCCGAACAGGGCGGACAAAAC is from Granulibacter bethesdensis and encodes:
- a CDS encoding acyl-[ACP]--phospholipid O-acyltransferase, which codes for MERPPERRPLLAERAFAPLFWCQFFAAFNDNFLKNALVFLILWGVGGHQGTQYGGEALVTLAGAVFIAPFFLLSGLAGEMADGHDKARVATWLKAAEIPAAILAVTGFLLHSLPLLFLALFCFGVLSALFGPVKYAILPDHLPQTRLGAANALIEAATFVSILLGTVAGGLAARGAPPAVFAVLVTLFAVLSFLFARRIPATGVAVPGLRIRANIMASTGSLLRQLWEEKRLWRTALIAAWFWVSGAVGLSLLGPLVKSVLHGNELAVTLSLTVFSISVALGSFLAAALGGGRIALLPSVLGAVLQGLAGLDLWRVIAHVPTGTGHDLPLGTFLHQPGVPHVMGDLVLLAVSAGLIAVPSFSALQAWAARSERARIVAAANIVSAGGMVAGGMVVAVLQLVGLGSGVLFGLLGMASLVVAGLALAFLPTNALRDAIWLLFRIVYRVELQGAEHLARTGPRTVIALNHVSWLDAVLSLALLEQEPVFAIDRSVSEKWWVRPFLRFVRALPIEPAKPFATRTLINAVKAGDPLIIFPEGRITVTGSLMKVYDGAAMIAERSEADVIPVRLSGLEYTPFSRLNREQAPRRLFPKVRITALAPQRLEVPAGLIGRRRREVAGRALNDVMTDLIWRTTTVEHTLFEAVRQAACLHGWRRVAIEDPVTGPLTYSRLLTGAAVLGRALSVYAGPDEALGVLLPNANATAVTFFALQSARRIPAMLNFTAGAANLLAACRAAQVKTVITSRAFISKAALEPVIEALSASQRIVYLEDVRAGLSKWDKLRGLLTKSRALVPGRNPDAPAAILFTSGSEGTPKGVVISHRNILANSAQTAAVIDFGRQDKVFNVLPVFHSFGLMAGLVLPLSFGVPSYLYPSPLHYRIVPELIYATNATILLGTDTFLMGYARMAHPYDMRALRYVVAGAEPVKAVTRHVYEEKFGVRVLEGYGVTETSPVLALNTPMHNRYGTVGRLLPGIVPRLEPVAGVETGGRLWVRGPNVMLGYLRADTPGVIEPPPGGEHDTGDIVTIGEDGFVTIQGRAKRFAKLGGEMISLAAVEALASDLWPDAMSAATSLPDGRKGERIVMLTTQADASKQVFLVHAKAAGASEMMVPAVIVTVDALPLMGSGKIDHPAVRRQAETLL